The Plasmodium knowlesi strain H genome assembly, chromosome: 12 sequence TTAAAGgtgaaagtaaaaaaaaaaaaagaaaagtgtgAAAGATACCTGAGGGGTTTCCACCCTTGTAAAAGGATTGCATCAGGGAAATGCTCCTCTCCGTGCATCCTCCGCTCTTGATATAATTTACATTTATGTCCTGGTACCTGGCAAAGTAGGAGCGGCATAAAAGTGGTTGTCACAGATAGGCAAACATGATTTCATAATGTGCAATGCCCTTCATCGTTTTGgccttcttcgtttttttttttttttttttttttttttttttttttttttttttatgttacgTTTTGTGCAAGGAAAGGACTGATCCACATCCTCCAAAGCGCTCGTTAAGGCAGCAGAAGTAAATGTTCCTTATGCCTGGTATGTTTGTATAtgatgaaaggaaaagggtgAACTTAAAAGCCAAGGGAGAAAATGGATAAGATGGGGTGACAGAGGTACGGTAATGAGAGATATTTGACATAGAAACGCCACGTATGGACTGTACGGCTAAGGCCTAAACTGACGAGACTGGCTGTGTAAATCTCCCATCTGCATTACCCATAAGCTTCAACGCATAGACACACATGATGCAGGGCTCACACGTCACAACGATGCAACATTTCCGGAGATTTTCTAACTtgtattttatttcgtttttcttctcttcactTAACTGCTCAGTAGTACTTCCCATTGCTCCTTCATTGTGCACCACTTCGTCTTCTAGTGCAGAGGAAGGATTAGCTAATCTATCCTTCTTCCACATATCCAtgtgtgaaaaatatttggcGAGAGAGCTCTGTACTCCATTTTCACAATTGTTAAAACATTTTATTAGGTTGTTATTTTTCATACCCTCGTAATCCTCTCCATAGAGATACTTATCTATCGTTATGAGTTCACAGTGTCTGCTCCCATTCTTCGATTCATTCGTGTGGTTGTACGAACTGGACAAAATTTCCCTCTTCTCGTTTATCAAGAGACAGAATATTGGCATTTCCTTTAGCTCCACCTTTAGACTCTTTTCCGCCTTCGGATGCAACACAagggtgggaaaaaatgccTACATGTTTGTTTCCTCGTATGACGAATGCACATCGAACACA is a genomic window containing:
- a CDS encoding cytidine and deoxycytidylate deaminase, putative, whose amino-acid sequence is MVMLTEEDAIHFLNIALEEAEKSLKVELKEMPIFCLLINEKREILSSSYNHTNESKNGSRHCELITIDKYLYGEDYEGMKNNNLIKCFNNCENGVQSSLAKYFSHMDMWKKDRLANPSSALEDEVVHNEGAMGSTTEQLSEEKKNEIKYKLENLRKCCIVVTCEPCIMCVYALKLMGIRNIYFCCLNERFGGCGSVLSLHKTYQDINVNYIKSGGCTERSISLMQSFYKGGNPSAPEEKRKRAIR